A window of Epinephelus fuscoguttatus linkage group LG24, E.fuscoguttatus.final_Chr_v1 contains these coding sequences:
- the trak2 gene encoding trafficking kinesin-binding protein 2 isoform X3, whose amino-acid sequence MFEAKPRAVQKKESSTETDEGLGSSGKHYGSLGSGSADSGSVYLSDSQDWVVSPSCSPDEAPGQHSAISPLLAEETFRYMILSADRVEQMAKTYNDIEVVSHLLAERDRDLELAARIGQSLLQRNHLLQERNEALEEQLAQALDQVHQLQHELSKKDELLRIVASASEESETDSSVSTPLRQPQTPGGTTAAAALSQLESLQNKLQELEEENLLLRSEACQLKTDTITYEEKEQQLVNDCVKELRESNSQMVSLTDELSQKNEELLRHQEEIAQLLSQIVELQHRVKELALEKEELRIHLQASKEAQRQLTAELDELADRNAECVEMLHESQEEIKELRSKNTPSAGMRRHLSYGLYPMDSLAAEIEGTMRRELSVEEETAFRDQRVSQKRVFQTVRSINASTSRPASATPPIPGSGQSSLVMTAQPFTSTQGYVTTIAVLQFHLRTTFCLFSSINACVCREEVRMGQPGCPGGNDLTRALHRLSLRRQNFLCERQFFQAERERKLQALAGTEGDREGSCCSSPMGSVLSSFSNLSELSFSSSVFKTFLPEKLQIVKPMEGSLTLHHWQQLAKPHLATILDPHPGVVTKGFCPLAHDAVYRLSDMEEDEEDEEHRGALEKGAAERGKEEEDEEEDGGITFKVHCSSTPEERKDRKHSVTPLPVPPPSPAMPPSPGTPATSSSVRSDLCLTPAPRHIPEKSSVSSQPIPTACTSVVQLQSQICMSTSTTSSSVQNPGKCQSSTFSTYTFTTCRILHPSDTTQVTPSSRSSLANTPSSMRTGPSTPVTPCRLSLGDSFPPRRPPVATSGLAKLVLERGISAQVSTDTPPPSPKPTPRQPLFHLLPSTPPNSPSHSPVPSPVPPESRQHPADNFLASRPAELFLQDVYGLNLGRAPHPDLPSPSQETPAFVPALKSGRVRSDPVSVGLVERLRRLGFTKVLQGAESEAPAPRQDSSTFVSAGGGSLLDGLRRNQSLPAMIGARAGKSAGHPPPHPTSLALPPTPWGNPKERRRKLASVSHVPSSTTKH is encoded by the exons ATGTTTGAAGCAAAACCCCGGGCGGTGCAGAAGAAGGAGTCGAGCACTGAGACAG ATGAGGGGCTGGGCAGCAGTGGGAAGCATTATGGCTCTCTGGGCTCTGGTTCAGCCGACTCCGGCTCTGTCTACCTGTCGGACAGCCAGGACTGGGTGGTGTCCCCTAGCTGCTCTCCAGATGAAGCCCCCGGCCAGCACAGCGCCATCTCCCCCCTGCTGGCCGAGGAGACCTTCCGCTACATGA TCCTCAGTGCCGATCGTGTGGAGCAGATGGCCAAGACTTACAATGATATCGAAGTGGTCTCACACCTTTTGGCTGAG CGGGACAGAGACTTGGAGCTGGCAGCACGGATTGGACAGTCACTCCTTCAGAGGAACCACCTGCTGCAGGAACGCAACGAGGCCTTGGAGGAGCAGCTAGCACAGGCCCTGGACCAG GTTCACCAGCTGCAGCATGAGCTCAGTAAGAAGGACGAGTTGTTGCGGATCGTGGCCAGTGCCTCAGAGGAGAGTGAGACAGACTCCAGCGTGTCCACGCCGCTGCGGCAGCCTCAGACACCAGGGGGAACCACTGCCGCTGCAGCACTCAGCCAGCTGGAGTCTCTGCAGAACAAGCtgcaggagctggaggaggagaatcTGTTGCTGAGGTCTGAG GCGTGTCAACTGAAGACTGACACCATCACCTATGaggagaaggagcagcagctagTGAATGACTGTGTCAAGGAGCTCC GTGAGTCCAACAGCCAGATGGTGTCTCTGACAGATGAGCTGTCTCAGAAGAACGAGGAGCTGCTCAGACACCAGGAGGAAATCGCTCAGCTGCTCTCTCAGATTGTAGAGCTGCAACACAGAGTGAAGGAG ttggcTCTGGAGAAAGAGGAGCTGAGGATCCACCTGCAGGCGTCTAAAGAAGCTCAGAGACAACTCACAGCAGAG ctggACGAGTTGGCGGACAGGAATGCAGAGTGCGTAGAGATGCTCCATGAGTCCCAGGAGGAGATCAAAGAACTCCGTAGTAAAAACACTCCCTCTGCCGGGATGCGACGGCACCTTTCCTACGGCCTCTACCCCATG GACTCTCTGGCAGCAGAGATCGAAGGCACCATGAGGAGAGAGCTGAGTGTAGAGGAGGAGACCGCCTTCAGGGACCAAAG AGTATCCCAGAAGCGAGTCTTCCAAACGGTCCGCTCCATCAACGCCTCAACATCGCGGCCAGCCTCGGCCACTCCTCCTATCCCCGGCTCAGGGCAGAGCTCTTTAGTGATGACTGCACAGCCCTTCACATCCACTCAGGGGTATGTTACAACTATTGCTGTCTTGCAGTTTCACTTGAGGACAACTTTTTGCCTTTTCAGCTCAATAAATGCGTGTGTATGCAGGGAGGAGGTGCGAATGGGCCAGCCCGGCTGTCCAGGAGGAAATGACCTCACAAGAGCGCTCCACCGGCTGTCACTGCGACGGCAAAACTTCCTGTGCGAGCGTCAGTTCTTCCAGGCAGAGCGCGAGAGGAAGCTTCAGGCCTTGGCAGGGACGGAGGGAGACAGGGaaggcagctgctgcagctcaccGATGGGCAGTGtgctctcctctttctccaacCTGTCAGAGCTCTCCTTCAGCTCCAGCGTTTTTAAGACCTTCCTGCCTGAGAAGCTTCAGATCGTCAAACCAATGGAAG GTTCACTGACGCTCCATCACTGGCAGCAGCTGGCCAAACCACACCTCGCCACCATCTTGGACCCCCACCCTGGAGTAGTGACCAAAGGTTTCTGCCCACTGGCCCACGACGCCGTCTACCGCCTGTCTGACatggaggaggacgaggaggatgaagagcaCAGAGGTGCCTTGGAGAAGGGGGCGGCAGAGCGGGgtaaggaagaggaggatgaggaagaagatGGCGGGATCACCTTCAAGGTGCACTGTTCGTCTACgccagaggagaggaaagacagaaagcaTTCGGTGACACCTCTCCCTGTCCCGCCTCCGTCACCCGCAATGCCGCCATCACCTGGGACGCCCGCCACTTCCTCATCAGTTAGATCGGACCTCTGTCTGACCCCCGCACCCCGACACATCCCTGAGAAATCCAGCGTATCATCTCAGCCCATTCCAACAGCCTGTACGTCAGTGGTCCAATTACAAAGTCAAATCTGCATGTCGACATCAACAACATCTTCCTCTG TCCAAAATCCAGGAAAGTGTCAGAGCTCCACTTTCTCCACCTACACCTTCACCACATGCCGCATCCTGCACCCCAGTGACACCACACAGGTCACCCCAAG TTCTCGGTCATCTCTGGCCAACACACCCAGCTCCATGAGGACCGGTCCCAGCACTCCTGTGACTCCCTGCAGACTGAGTCTGGGTGATTCCTTTCCCCCTCGACGCCCTCCTGTGGCCACCAGCGGCCTGGCCAAGCTGGTCCTGGAGAGGGGCATTTCTGCACAAGTCTCCACTGACacccctcctccatctccaaAGCCCACACCCAGGCAACCTCTCTTCCACCTCCTCCCAAGCACGCCCCCTAACTCACCCTCCCACTCACCTGTTCCCTCCCCGGTGCCCCCCGAGTCCCGCCAGCACCCGGCTGACAATTTCCTAGCATCGCGGCCAGCGGAGCTTTTTCTCCAGGACGTTTACGGGTTAAATCTAGGCCGTGCCCCACATCCCGACTTACCAAGCCCCTCCCAGGAAACCCCAGCTTTTGTCCCAGCCCTTAAGTCAGGCAGAGTGAGGTCTGACCCAGTCAGCGTCGGCCTAGTGGAGAGGCTACGGCGTCTTGGATTCACCAAGGTGCTCCAGGGTGCAGAGTCTGAGGCTCCAGCACCACGGCAGGATTCTTCTACGTTTGTGTCAGCTGGCGGGGGAAGCCTGTTGGATGGCCTGAGGCGCAACCAGAGCCTCCCGGCCATGATCGGCGCCCGAGCAGGGAAGTCAGCTGGtcaccctcctcctcacccCACCTCCCTGGCCCTCCCCCCAACACCCTGGGGAAACCCCAAAGAGCGGCGCCGGAAACTTGCCTCTGTCTCCCACGTCCCGTCAAGTACAACCaaacattga
- the trak2 gene encoding trafficking kinesin-binding protein 2 isoform X1, which produces MFEAKPRAVQKKESSTETDEGLGSSGKHYGSLGSGSADSGSVYLSDSQDWVVSPSCSPDEAPGQHSAISPLLAEETFRYMTYLALEPSSYSHPGSQSLSKVLSADRVEQMAKTYNDIEVVSHLLAERDRDLELAARIGQSLLQRNHLLQERNEALEEQLAQALDQVHQLQHELSKKDELLRIVASASEESETDSSVSTPLRQPQTPGGTTAAAALSQLESLQNKLQELEEENLLLRSEACQLKTDTITYEEKEQQLVNDCVKELRESNSQMVSLTDELSQKNEELLRHQEEIAQLLSQIVELQHRVKELALEKEELRIHLQASKEAQRQLTAELDELADRNAECVEMLHESQEEIKELRSKNTPSAGMRRHLSYGLYPMDSLAAEIEGTMRRELSVEEETAFRDQRVSQKRVFQTVRSINASTSRPASATPPIPGSGQSSLVMTAQPFTSTQGYVTTIAVLQFHLRTTFCLFSSINACVCREEVRMGQPGCPGGNDLTRALHRLSLRRQNFLCERQFFQAERERKLQALAGTEGDREGSCCSSPMGSVLSSFSNLSELSFSSSVFKTFLPEKLQIVKPMEGSLTLHHWQQLAKPHLATILDPHPGVVTKGFCPLAHDAVYRLSDMEEDEEDEEHRGALEKGAAERGKEEEDEEEDGGITFKVHCSSTPEERKDRKHSVTPLPVPPPSPAMPPSPGTPATSSSVRSDLCLTPAPRHIPEKSSVSSQPIPTACTSVVQLQSQICMSTSTTSSSVQNPGKCQSSTFSTYTFTTCRILHPSDTTQVTPSSRSSLANTPSSMRTGPSTPVTPCRLSLGDSFPPRRPPVATSGLAKLVLERGISAQVSTDTPPPSPKPTPRQPLFHLLPSTPPNSPSHSPVPSPVPPESRQHPADNFLASRPAELFLQDVYGLNLGRAPHPDLPSPSQETPAFVPALKSGRVRSDPVSVGLVERLRRLGFTKVLQGAESEAPAPRQDSSTFVSAGGGSLLDGLRRNQSLPAMIGARAGKSAGHPPPHPTSLALPPTPWGNPKERRRKLASVSHVPSSTTKH; this is translated from the exons ATGTTTGAAGCAAAACCCCGGGCGGTGCAGAAGAAGGAGTCGAGCACTGAGACAG ATGAGGGGCTGGGCAGCAGTGGGAAGCATTATGGCTCTCTGGGCTCTGGTTCAGCCGACTCCGGCTCTGTCTACCTGTCGGACAGCCAGGACTGGGTGGTGTCCCCTAGCTGCTCTCCAGATGAAGCCCCCGGCCAGCACAGCGCCATCTCCCCCCTGCTGGCCGAGGAGACCTTCCGCTACATGA CGTATCTTGCCTTGGAGCCCTCTTCTTATTCCCACCCCGGCTCTCAGAGCCTCTCCAAAG TCCTCAGTGCCGATCGTGTGGAGCAGATGGCCAAGACTTACAATGATATCGAAGTGGTCTCACACCTTTTGGCTGAG CGGGACAGAGACTTGGAGCTGGCAGCACGGATTGGACAGTCACTCCTTCAGAGGAACCACCTGCTGCAGGAACGCAACGAGGCCTTGGAGGAGCAGCTAGCACAGGCCCTGGACCAG GTTCACCAGCTGCAGCATGAGCTCAGTAAGAAGGACGAGTTGTTGCGGATCGTGGCCAGTGCCTCAGAGGAGAGTGAGACAGACTCCAGCGTGTCCACGCCGCTGCGGCAGCCTCAGACACCAGGGGGAACCACTGCCGCTGCAGCACTCAGCCAGCTGGAGTCTCTGCAGAACAAGCtgcaggagctggaggaggagaatcTGTTGCTGAGGTCTGAG GCGTGTCAACTGAAGACTGACACCATCACCTATGaggagaaggagcagcagctagTGAATGACTGTGTCAAGGAGCTCC GTGAGTCCAACAGCCAGATGGTGTCTCTGACAGATGAGCTGTCTCAGAAGAACGAGGAGCTGCTCAGACACCAGGAGGAAATCGCTCAGCTGCTCTCTCAGATTGTAGAGCTGCAACACAGAGTGAAGGAG ttggcTCTGGAGAAAGAGGAGCTGAGGATCCACCTGCAGGCGTCTAAAGAAGCTCAGAGACAACTCACAGCAGAG ctggACGAGTTGGCGGACAGGAATGCAGAGTGCGTAGAGATGCTCCATGAGTCCCAGGAGGAGATCAAAGAACTCCGTAGTAAAAACACTCCCTCTGCCGGGATGCGACGGCACCTTTCCTACGGCCTCTACCCCATG GACTCTCTGGCAGCAGAGATCGAAGGCACCATGAGGAGAGAGCTGAGTGTAGAGGAGGAGACCGCCTTCAGGGACCAAAG AGTATCCCAGAAGCGAGTCTTCCAAACGGTCCGCTCCATCAACGCCTCAACATCGCGGCCAGCCTCGGCCACTCCTCCTATCCCCGGCTCAGGGCAGAGCTCTTTAGTGATGACTGCACAGCCCTTCACATCCACTCAGGGGTATGTTACAACTATTGCTGTCTTGCAGTTTCACTTGAGGACAACTTTTTGCCTTTTCAGCTCAATAAATGCGTGTGTATGCAGGGAGGAGGTGCGAATGGGCCAGCCCGGCTGTCCAGGAGGAAATGACCTCACAAGAGCGCTCCACCGGCTGTCACTGCGACGGCAAAACTTCCTGTGCGAGCGTCAGTTCTTCCAGGCAGAGCGCGAGAGGAAGCTTCAGGCCTTGGCAGGGACGGAGGGAGACAGGGaaggcagctgctgcagctcaccGATGGGCAGTGtgctctcctctttctccaacCTGTCAGAGCTCTCCTTCAGCTCCAGCGTTTTTAAGACCTTCCTGCCTGAGAAGCTTCAGATCGTCAAACCAATGGAAG GTTCACTGACGCTCCATCACTGGCAGCAGCTGGCCAAACCACACCTCGCCACCATCTTGGACCCCCACCCTGGAGTAGTGACCAAAGGTTTCTGCCCACTGGCCCACGACGCCGTCTACCGCCTGTCTGACatggaggaggacgaggaggatgaagagcaCAGAGGTGCCTTGGAGAAGGGGGCGGCAGAGCGGGgtaaggaagaggaggatgaggaagaagatGGCGGGATCACCTTCAAGGTGCACTGTTCGTCTACgccagaggagaggaaagacagaaagcaTTCGGTGACACCTCTCCCTGTCCCGCCTCCGTCACCCGCAATGCCGCCATCACCTGGGACGCCCGCCACTTCCTCATCAGTTAGATCGGACCTCTGTCTGACCCCCGCACCCCGACACATCCCTGAGAAATCCAGCGTATCATCTCAGCCCATTCCAACAGCCTGTACGTCAGTGGTCCAATTACAAAGTCAAATCTGCATGTCGACATCAACAACATCTTCCTCTG TCCAAAATCCAGGAAAGTGTCAGAGCTCCACTTTCTCCACCTACACCTTCACCACATGCCGCATCCTGCACCCCAGTGACACCACACAGGTCACCCCAAG TTCTCGGTCATCTCTGGCCAACACACCCAGCTCCATGAGGACCGGTCCCAGCACTCCTGTGACTCCCTGCAGACTGAGTCTGGGTGATTCCTTTCCCCCTCGACGCCCTCCTGTGGCCACCAGCGGCCTGGCCAAGCTGGTCCTGGAGAGGGGCATTTCTGCACAAGTCTCCACTGACacccctcctccatctccaaAGCCCACACCCAGGCAACCTCTCTTCCACCTCCTCCCAAGCACGCCCCCTAACTCACCCTCCCACTCACCTGTTCCCTCCCCGGTGCCCCCCGAGTCCCGCCAGCACCCGGCTGACAATTTCCTAGCATCGCGGCCAGCGGAGCTTTTTCTCCAGGACGTTTACGGGTTAAATCTAGGCCGTGCCCCACATCCCGACTTACCAAGCCCCTCCCAGGAAACCCCAGCTTTTGTCCCAGCCCTTAAGTCAGGCAGAGTGAGGTCTGACCCAGTCAGCGTCGGCCTAGTGGAGAGGCTACGGCGTCTTGGATTCACCAAGGTGCTCCAGGGTGCAGAGTCTGAGGCTCCAGCACCACGGCAGGATTCTTCTACGTTTGTGTCAGCTGGCGGGGGAAGCCTGTTGGATGGCCTGAGGCGCAACCAGAGCCTCCCGGCCATGATCGGCGCCCGAGCAGGGAAGTCAGCTGGtcaccctcctcctcacccCACCTCCCTGGCCCTCCCCCCAACACCCTGGGGAAACCCCAAAGAGCGGCGCCGGAAACTTGCCTCTGTCTCCCACGTCCCGTCAAGTACAACCaaacattga
- the trak2 gene encoding trafficking kinesin-binding protein 2 isoform X4 — protein sequence MFEAKPRAVQKKESSTETDEGLGSSGKHYGSLGSGSADSGSVYLSDSQDWVVSPSCSPDEAPGQHSAISPLLAEETFRYMTYLALEPSSYSHPGSQSLSKVLSADRVEQMAKTYNDIEVVSHLLAERDRDLELAARIGQSLLQRNHLLQERNEALEEQLAQALDQVHQLQHELSKKDELLRIVASASEESETDSSVSTPLRQPQTPGGTTAAAALSQLESLQNKLQELEEENLLLRSEACQLKTDTITYEEKEQQLVNDCVKELRESNSQMVSLTDELSQKNEELLRHQEEIAQLLSQIVELQHRVKELALEKEELRIHLQASKEAQRQLTAELDELADRNAECVEMLHESQEEIKELRSKNTPSAGMRRHLSYGLYPMDSLAAEIEGTMRRELSVEEETAFRDQRVSQKRVFQTVRSINASTSRPASATPPIPGSGQSSLVMTAQPFTSTQGEEVRMGQPGCPGGNDLTRALHRLSLRRQNFLCERQFFQAERERKLQALAGTEGDREGSCCSSPMGSVLSSFSNLSELSFSSSVFKTFLPEKLQIVKPMEGSLTLHHWQQLAKPHLATILDPHPGVVTKGFCPLAHDAVYRLSDMEEDEEDEEHRGALEKGAAERGKEEEDEEEDGGITFKVHCSSTPEERKDRKHSVTPLPVPPPSPAMPPSPGTPATSSSVRSDLCLTPAPRHIPEKSSVSSQPIPTACTSVVQLQSQICMSTSTTSSSVQNPGKCQSSTFSTYTFTTCRILHPSDTTQVTPSSRSSLANTPSSMRTGPSTPVTPCRLSLGDSFPPRRPPVATSGLAKLVLERGISAQVSTDTPPPSPKPTPRQPLFHLLPSTPPNSPSHSPVPSPVPPESRQHPADNFLASRPAELFLQDVYGLNLGRAPHPDLPSPSQETPAFVPALKSGRVRSDPVSVGLVERLRRLGFTKVLQGAESEAPAPRQDSSTFVSAGGGSLLDGLRRNQSLPAMIGARAGKSAGHPPPHPTSLALPPTPWGNPKERRRKLASVSHVPSSTTKH from the exons ATGTTTGAAGCAAAACCCCGGGCGGTGCAGAAGAAGGAGTCGAGCACTGAGACAG ATGAGGGGCTGGGCAGCAGTGGGAAGCATTATGGCTCTCTGGGCTCTGGTTCAGCCGACTCCGGCTCTGTCTACCTGTCGGACAGCCAGGACTGGGTGGTGTCCCCTAGCTGCTCTCCAGATGAAGCCCCCGGCCAGCACAGCGCCATCTCCCCCCTGCTGGCCGAGGAGACCTTCCGCTACATGA CGTATCTTGCCTTGGAGCCCTCTTCTTATTCCCACCCCGGCTCTCAGAGCCTCTCCAAAG TCCTCAGTGCCGATCGTGTGGAGCAGATGGCCAAGACTTACAATGATATCGAAGTGGTCTCACACCTTTTGGCTGAG CGGGACAGAGACTTGGAGCTGGCAGCACGGATTGGACAGTCACTCCTTCAGAGGAACCACCTGCTGCAGGAACGCAACGAGGCCTTGGAGGAGCAGCTAGCACAGGCCCTGGACCAG GTTCACCAGCTGCAGCATGAGCTCAGTAAGAAGGACGAGTTGTTGCGGATCGTGGCCAGTGCCTCAGAGGAGAGTGAGACAGACTCCAGCGTGTCCACGCCGCTGCGGCAGCCTCAGACACCAGGGGGAACCACTGCCGCTGCAGCACTCAGCCAGCTGGAGTCTCTGCAGAACAAGCtgcaggagctggaggaggagaatcTGTTGCTGAGGTCTGAG GCGTGTCAACTGAAGACTGACACCATCACCTATGaggagaaggagcagcagctagTGAATGACTGTGTCAAGGAGCTCC GTGAGTCCAACAGCCAGATGGTGTCTCTGACAGATGAGCTGTCTCAGAAGAACGAGGAGCTGCTCAGACACCAGGAGGAAATCGCTCAGCTGCTCTCTCAGATTGTAGAGCTGCAACACAGAGTGAAGGAG ttggcTCTGGAGAAAGAGGAGCTGAGGATCCACCTGCAGGCGTCTAAAGAAGCTCAGAGACAACTCACAGCAGAG ctggACGAGTTGGCGGACAGGAATGCAGAGTGCGTAGAGATGCTCCATGAGTCCCAGGAGGAGATCAAAGAACTCCGTAGTAAAAACACTCCCTCTGCCGGGATGCGACGGCACCTTTCCTACGGCCTCTACCCCATG GACTCTCTGGCAGCAGAGATCGAAGGCACCATGAGGAGAGAGCTGAGTGTAGAGGAGGAGACCGCCTTCAGGGACCAAAG AGTATCCCAGAAGCGAGTCTTCCAAACGGTCCGCTCCATCAACGCCTCAACATCGCGGCCAGCCTCGGCCACTCCTCCTATCCCCGGCTCAGGGCAGAGCTCTTTAGTGATGACTGCACAGCCCTTCACATCCACTCAGGG GGAGGAGGTGCGAATGGGCCAGCCCGGCTGTCCAGGAGGAAATGACCTCACAAGAGCGCTCCACCGGCTGTCACTGCGACGGCAAAACTTCCTGTGCGAGCGTCAGTTCTTCCAGGCAGAGCGCGAGAGGAAGCTTCAGGCCTTGGCAGGGACGGAGGGAGACAGGGaaggcagctgctgcagctcaccGATGGGCAGTGtgctctcctctttctccaacCTGTCAGAGCTCTCCTTCAGCTCCAGCGTTTTTAAGACCTTCCTGCCTGAGAAGCTTCAGATCGTCAAACCAATGGAAG GTTCACTGACGCTCCATCACTGGCAGCAGCTGGCCAAACCACACCTCGCCACCATCTTGGACCCCCACCCTGGAGTAGTGACCAAAGGTTTCTGCCCACTGGCCCACGACGCCGTCTACCGCCTGTCTGACatggaggaggacgaggaggatgaagagcaCAGAGGTGCCTTGGAGAAGGGGGCGGCAGAGCGGGgtaaggaagaggaggatgaggaagaagatGGCGGGATCACCTTCAAGGTGCACTGTTCGTCTACgccagaggagaggaaagacagaaagcaTTCGGTGACACCTCTCCCTGTCCCGCCTCCGTCACCCGCAATGCCGCCATCACCTGGGACGCCCGCCACTTCCTCATCAGTTAGATCGGACCTCTGTCTGACCCCCGCACCCCGACACATCCCTGAGAAATCCAGCGTATCATCTCAGCCCATTCCAACAGCCTGTACGTCAGTGGTCCAATTACAAAGTCAAATCTGCATGTCGACATCAACAACATCTTCCTCTG TCCAAAATCCAGGAAAGTGTCAGAGCTCCACTTTCTCCACCTACACCTTCACCACATGCCGCATCCTGCACCCCAGTGACACCACACAGGTCACCCCAAG TTCTCGGTCATCTCTGGCCAACACACCCAGCTCCATGAGGACCGGTCCCAGCACTCCTGTGACTCCCTGCAGACTGAGTCTGGGTGATTCCTTTCCCCCTCGACGCCCTCCTGTGGCCACCAGCGGCCTGGCCAAGCTGGTCCTGGAGAGGGGCATTTCTGCACAAGTCTCCACTGACacccctcctccatctccaaAGCCCACACCCAGGCAACCTCTCTTCCACCTCCTCCCAAGCACGCCCCCTAACTCACCCTCCCACTCACCTGTTCCCTCCCCGGTGCCCCCCGAGTCCCGCCAGCACCCGGCTGACAATTTCCTAGCATCGCGGCCAGCGGAGCTTTTTCTCCAGGACGTTTACGGGTTAAATCTAGGCCGTGCCCCACATCCCGACTTACCAAGCCCCTCCCAGGAAACCCCAGCTTTTGTCCCAGCCCTTAAGTCAGGCAGAGTGAGGTCTGACCCAGTCAGCGTCGGCCTAGTGGAGAGGCTACGGCGTCTTGGATTCACCAAGGTGCTCCAGGGTGCAGAGTCTGAGGCTCCAGCACCACGGCAGGATTCTTCTACGTTTGTGTCAGCTGGCGGGGGAAGCCTGTTGGATGGCCTGAGGCGCAACCAGAGCCTCCCGGCCATGATCGGCGCCCGAGCAGGGAAGTCAGCTGGtcaccctcctcctcacccCACCTCCCTGGCCCTCCCCCCAACACCCTGGGGAAACCCCAAAGAGCGGCGCCGGAAACTTGCCTCTGTCTCCCACGTCCCGTCAAGTACAACCaaacattga